ACACAAACCTGACCCAAAAGCAGTTCAGCAAGGACACAGCCAGCTGACCAAATATCAATTGAAGTGGTATACTCTGTGGCACCAAATATAAGCTCTGGAGCTCGATAGAAACGTGAGCATATGTATGATATGTTAGCTTCACCTTTCACCTGATCAGAATAAAGACCCAAGGTTAACACAAGGAAATTCCACACAACAAAGAAAAGCctattacacagaaaaagcatGATCCTGAATACTGCaagatgagtaataatattgcTACAAAATATGTTGGATGATTagaaagtaaaaacagaatgcAATGCTGGTCTTCACTATTAAGAAGCCAGGACACCAGCATGTCAAGATATATTCTATACTGAATAAATACTACAAAAAATTATGCATGCACAACAAAGAACAAACTAAGTGTCTTGTGTAAAATGAAGGGGCCAACATACTAGCACTTTTGCACTTCCAAAATCACATAGCTTAACTTGGTGGGTAAGAGGATCAACCTGGATAATACAGATAACAGCATCAGAAGCCAGGAAGGATTATGAGAAATAATTGTGATTTTTATATATTCAGCAAAGAGATATAGACAAACCAGTATATTTTGAGGCTTCAAATCTCTGTGGCAAACTCGAGGAACCGTGTGTATATAAGCCAAGCCCCTGAAAATCTGCAGGCCCACCACAAACTTTTATTAGGCAAAGAGAATGAAATCAAGGTGTTAACAAATCACCAAAATTCTTAAGCATACCTGGTACATGTAAAGTTTTACATAGATAATGGGCATTCTTTGATTAGCATTACTATAATGCTTTAAGACCCGATACATGGATTCTGGAACATATTCCATCACCAAATTAAGAAAAAGTTCATCTGTACTTGTGGTGGAAAAGAAACAATGCTTCAGGGAGATCACATTTGGATGATTCATCACACGCATTAGCTGTAGCTCACGATTCTTGTATCTTCGGTCTTGCAAAACCTTCTTAATGGCCACTGCCTCTCCAGTTTCCAAGCATTTCGCCtaagaggaaaaaaaaacaTCAGCATGATAGAAAATAGGTGGAAACAGCAACAGTCATGAGCATGATATTAGCATACCTGGAAAACAATTCCAAATGATCCAGTTCCTACAACACGCTCGGCCATGTAGCTAATAGTCTACAAGCATCAGTAAATAAGAAATCATTAAATCCCGATACATGCCATATTACCAGGGGAATGGATTCACAAAGACAATACCTGTTTGGGCTCGCCATTTTTGCCTCCAATAGTTGTAGATATGATGTGTCCAGTGAGAGAATCATTCCCGTTGACAACAGAGGTAGACATCTCCTGTTCAAATTGAAACATTTACAACAATGGTATAAGGAATGTTAGAATCTTGAACGATTAACAAATACTTCAAAATGATTAGGTGTCACAAGGAAGATATAAACAACCACTTGACAGAATATCAAACACACAAAGTGAATCCACAAATGAACCACCACATTTCAACAGCACAACTCAATAACCTTAACCTAAAAGGCAAGTTTCATTAACATTAATAAATAACCCGGTAGAAAGTAGAAACATCAGTATGGTATTGCAGATATTCTGTTATGGTAATAAGCTGCTAAAGAAGGGGATGACAAGGAATATAGTAGCAGCAAGCCCACAGGACAAACTTCTACTGCAAATATCGAAAGTAAGAAGCAACTCAAGGAAGAAAACATACTATGCTGCTAAAATAAGCAAgatgcaatgcaacaactagTACAAGAGTGAAAAAAGGAATGACACAAGTTAATCAGAAATAGAAATCATAAGGGATAGTATACACAGAGAGTAATCCAGATTTGGAATCATaacatatgaaaaataaattaaaaaaaaagacgTTGAAACCCCACCATCAATGTAAGAAACATGATCCGACTCGGACATGAGTTTCAACATCAAATAAATCCTTACGCATCACAGAACGAGTTCAGAAAACTTCTctccagaaaaaaaaaagagaaagtttaaaaaaaatagagatgaAACTTCACTGAAAAGCATAGATCAAGACGAAAATAAGCTGAATGGTCTTCTCTGTTAAGCTCAAAGGCCAAATTTTTTTAGCACGAAAATCAAATTTCCCCAAAAAGAACAAACcctaactttccctctgacgcTAAGGAAACCCAAAAGAGAAACAGAGAAACAAAAATCACACATCCTAGATCATCTTAGCCTCATCCCTTaaacaaaaagataagattttgtaACTCTCCCATTCAAGGGTCACCCAGATTTTCTCAGAAACCAAACAATCAGCACATCAACAACggcaatgaaaaaaaaaaagaaaaaaaaagcagtTTTTGGTTAATGGGGAAGTACCTTATCCTCAGCCATggaggaagagagagaaatagaaaggaAAGAGGAATCTAAGAGTGGgtggagaggaagaagaagagggagagAACGGTAAAGGTGTGAACAAAGAGAAGAGGATGGAGGACCCAGCAAGAGAAAGACAAGTCCATGTGATTCCAGCTCTCCTTTTTTTCCACCTCCCTTTCCTTTCTGTCttcccctttctttcttttttattttttttctccctatttttctattttttttctttgtcatTTTCCCGTTTTTTTTCTTCAGACCTCCTAGACACAGTTAATCACAATTATTAGGTGTGCTTGATTGAAATGtgaataaaaaacaataaagggtaaaaaaaaaaaagtaaccaTATTTTTTCACTTTATCATTTTTAACGTCTACAGAATATATTCTTAAATACGTTATATGATTAGGTCAATTTGACCCTTTATTCAGATCTTTCTTATAACATGCATATAAACTTTTTGTTGAATAATGTtctactttttaatttttatgtataagTGTTTTATTTATACAATTATTAGCATGAGCAAATTGTTTAAAAAACACAAGAAAATGACCAATCTAAGAACTAAGATACatctattatctattatatacaTAGTATAGTCCACAAAAATGACTACTGTATAAGTTTGAACTATTCCTCTACAATAATTAGTCTCGGGAGTGGGTTCTCCTAAAAGATTTTATTGAATGATACCAAAGCGCAATCATAATGAGCAGGTAGTGACATCACATTGCGGTGGTGTTTGCCCAAAACTAAATTATTACAGTAGTTGCTACTGCTTACACATCATTAATAATGACTCTTAACAGGGAGATTTTGACTAACTTCTTGCCCATTGTTTTGGTTTCATTTGCTTAATTACTTGGGACCCTTAATTTACATCCCTTTATTAGCTTTTGGATTGATTTTGGTTTTCTCTTTTAATGCTCACTATTCTTCTTTTATGAGAACTTGTGACTGGTAATGACAGACCAGAAACAAAACACTAGGAATTTATGGagttttaatttattgactaagaCTATATTGCAGAATAGGGCTAACTTTCACATAGAGATATCAAATGATGTGCCACATAGGAGAATAGTTCAATGGCATATTcttagtagtagtagtagtagtattAGGAGGAGCAAAAAATTGTTGAAGCAATTTGTAATGCCTTATTACATGGTATGTAACTATCTAACATGGTTAATGCTATAAATGGGGTAAAAATGTAAAATCCAAAACTAAACTCAGGCATCTCAAAATTATATGAATCCCTCAAAACAAAAATTGTTACGTTGAAGTTCTATGCATATATCTATATAAATTGATTGATCTAATTTGAATCAATCTTTTCAgtaataaatcgaattgatCTAATTCAATTTGCTATTAAACAGCTCATATATAATAAATCGAATcagtttaatttgatttaatattgGTACAAATTATTGACatttactatttttaaattaatactttAAAACATAATGTCAATAAAAAATACCCTTTATTtggattcaaataaaatatcaaaaaaatcaaaacgaaTAAGAATAGATATccaatttttatgttttaatttaaattttagaaaatttatatttttataaacttattaatttcttttttttgtgacttataaacttataaatttaaaataaaacaataaataatttttaaaaatttattaaaaattatcttttgaCTCATTAATATCTAAAgaattattatcaaaattttttatattaaaatagttaatataaaagatGACCTTTCAAAGtgacataaaatttaaaatttgaatttttttaaaataataaataataaataataatatattataatacgattaattatatatttataaaatatatcatttaaaaaataatatattttaaattttaattataaaaatatatattaaaatgaCTAATTATATTTATGATATGTAGTTAAAACTTAGCCTATTTTGTCCAAAGTCCAAAGTCTAAATTATGCTTTATTTTATCCATAAATCTATGACAATGAGAATTCCATTAATTTGCTTTAATTAAAAAC
This sequence is a window from Arachis stenosperma cultivar V10309 chromosome 10, arast.V10309.gnm1.PFL2, whole genome shotgun sequence. Protein-coding genes within it:
- the LOC130955145 gene encoding shaggy-related protein kinase eta, yielding MAEDKEMSTSVVNGNDSLTGHIISTTIGGKNGEPKQTISYMAERVVGTGSFGIVFQAKCLETGEAVAIKKVLQDRRYKNRELQLMRVMNHPNVISLKHCFFSTTSTDELFLNLVMEYVPESMYRVLKHYSNANQRMPIIYVKLYMYQIFRGLAYIHTVPRVCHRDLKPQNILVDPLTHQVKLCDFGSAKVLVKGEANISYICSRFYRAPELIFGATEYTTSIDIWSAGCVLAELLLGQPLFPGENAVDQLVHIIQVLGTPTREEVRCMNPNYNDFRFPQIKAHPWHKIFHKKMPPEAIDLASRLLQYSPSLRCTALEACAHPFFDELREPNARLPNGRPFPPLFDFKQELSGASPELINKLIPDHLKRQIGLQFSPMEGS